One Planctomycetota bacterium genomic window, CCTCGGGAGTCGCGTCGCGGGGATCGGCGATTCCCTCGACACGCAGGTCGTAGTCGAACAGGCCGCGGCGCCGCGTCGCCGAGCAGACGAGCACCGGCGCCTCGGCGGAGAGCGCGAACAGTCCGATCGCCTTGTGGACGCTTGCCGGCCGGCCGAAGAACTCGACCCAGCACCCCTTCGGCCCCGCCGCCTGATCGCCGAGCAGGCCGATAACGCCATTCTCCTCGAGGGCCAGCGCCACGTCGGGTGCGCTCCCCTTCTTCGGCAGGATCACCTGCCCGCGCGACTCGCGGAACGCCGTCACGAACCGGTCGAGGAGCGGGTTGTCGAGCTCGCGGGCCACCGAGAAGATCCGCAGCCCGAACACGCCGAACAGGTACGCGGCCAGCTCGAAGTTGCCGAAGTGGCCGCCGAGGATCACCTTCGGACGCTCGCTCCACAGCACCCGCACGATCGTCTCCATGTCGGGGATCCGCAGGTGGCGCCGCCAGGTGGTCTTCTGGATCACGCGCGGCGCGTGGGCGATCTCCACGACCATCAGCAGGAGGTGCTCCCACATCTGCCTGGTGATCGTCCGGCGGCCGGCGGCGTCGAGCGCGGGAAAGGCCGTCTCGAGGTTTTCCTCGACGACCGCGCGGCGGATCGGGACCCGCGCTGCGAGCACCGCGGCGATCCCCACCGCGGCGCGCTGGCAGACGTCGCGCGGCAGCGCCTGGACGACGCAGATCACGACCCGTACCGCCGCATACACCAGGCGGTCGAGGCAGCGGGTGGCGAGGCTGCGGCGGGGGGTGGCGGGGGCCGACACGGCCGGGCTCCGGGGGGGACGACGGGGGGATTGTCGTCACAACAGCCCCGGCGGGACCAGATCAGCCTGCCGCGC contains:
- a CDS encoding lipid A biosynthesis acyltransferase, with the translated sequence MSAPATPRRSLATRCLDRLVYAAVRVVICVVQALPRDVCQRAAVGIAAVLAARVPIRRAVVEENLETAFPALDAAGRRTITRQMWEHLLLMVVEIAHAPRVIQKTTWRRHLRIPDMETIVRVLWSERPKVILGGHFGNFELAAYLFGVFGLRIFSVARELDNPLLDRFVTAFRESRGQVILPKKGSAPDVALALEENGVIGLLGDQAAGPKGCWVEFFGRPASVHKAIGLFALSAEAPVLVCSATRRRGLFDYDLRVEGIADPRDATPEVASLHALSQWYTSLLEVSIRRAPGQYWWVHRRWRGRSSQATVATSGVAPALPTTTTA